The following coding sequences lie in one Aspergillus puulaauensis MK2 DNA, chromosome 3, nearly complete sequence genomic window:
- a CDS encoding uncharacterized protein (COG:K;~EggNog:ENOG410PHUC;~InterPro:IPR036864,IPR021858,IPR001138;~PFAM:PF00172,PF11951;~TransMembrane:1 (o550-569i);~go_function: GO:0000981 - DNA-binding transcription factor activity, RNA polymerase II-specific [Evidence IEA];~go_function: GO:0008270 - zinc ion binding [Evidence IEA];~go_process: GO:0006355 - regulation of transcription, DNA-templated [Evidence IEA]) yields MLSMQHSPSFALPPSSDLESNPSHGYLSHPQPADCRSSIAEPLAFPDFSMDDSLSHRDSVSTDNTSNDSPESWDGDDPSDSSPPGGGGVKVPTTMIGPSTVFQFNVLASPEPDVVPKVEELDDNDELPGLKPLGVETPGLSVSGPPQSGTGPAAAPVTVPRKRGRPRKHPLPVPGGHVKITKGRSKTGCITCRRRKKKCDETKPACQNCQKNAVVCEGYPPKEIWKSGKQKMEDARTQTPVVYRSLPILIDGIETEMDRKLLDHFVYGFSRVLTLINDDSNPFKEILLPMATQHRGLMHSLMCLSGSHLSGLNPEPGVKERKYYHFHRAIRDLKANITARTNMTEQEPELLSEDPIIASTIALSLNTICEGETNGEYRPHMDAARYLLVTQEPRNENFRQFIVEFFQYHDVSNSITSLDRRPAHLDGELRLPDFVPHAQAGMFLGVFDGLFRYISQVTGLRDRIRQRFSEGYEPAVDYQILSDAVMIDTSIRTWETSHPPNTPNYYLAQLYRQSTWVYLYRTIRPSRPSDKIAQVVDDGLEFLDLLPQDAGAFSIVLMPLFLLGCSAFVPRQREKIRKGFDALKAYSNLRNIEPAFTVVQRVWEVMDTKTEDSWDWERIIKEMNMDFLIT; encoded by the exons ATGTTGTCCATGCAACACTCTCCATCATTCGCCCTCCCTCCGTCCTCCGATCTCGAAAGTAACCCTTCCCATGGCTACCTGTCGCACCCCCAGCCCGCCGACTGCCGCTCGAGTATAGCCGAACCGCTCGCCTTCCCAGACTTCTCCATGGACGATTCACTCTCCCATCGTGACAGCGTGAGCACTGACAACACCTCCAACGACTCGCCCGAATCCTGGGACGGCGACGACCCCTCGGACAGTTCTCCAccgggcggcggcggcgtcaAGGTCCCAACAACCATGATCGGCCCATCCACCGTCTTCCAGTTCAATGTCCTTGCGTCGCCAGAGCCGGACGTAGTCCCGAAAgtagaggagctggatgacAATGACGAACTGCCGGGGTTGAAACCATTAGGGGTGGAGACGCCAGGGCTGTCTGTGTCAGGACCGCCTCAGTCTGGTACAGGTCCCGCGGCTGCTCCCGTCACTGTTCCACGGAAACGTGGCCGCCCGCGCAAACACCCTCTGCCCGTGCCCGGCGGCCACGTCAAGATCACCAAGGGCCGCTCCAAAACCGGCTGTATCACTTGTAGACGCCGCAAGAAGAAATGCGACGAGACAAAGCCTGC CTGCCAGAACTGCCAGAAGAATGCTGTTGTCTGCGAAGGGTATCCCCCCAAGGAAATATGGAAGAGCGGCAAGCAAaagatggaagatg CCCGAACCCAGACGCCAGTGGTATATCGCTCGCTCCCTATCCTCATTGACGGCATCGAAACAGAGATGGACCGCAAGTTGCTCGACCACTTCGTCTACGGGTTCAGCCGTGTCTTGACCCTCATCAATGACGACTCGAACCCCTTTAAAGAAATTCTTCTGCCGATGGCGACCCAACATCGAGGCTTGATGCATTCATTGATGTGTCTGTCGGGGTCGCATTTGTCCGGGCTAAATCCAGAGCCAGGAGTGAAGGAGCGCAAATACTACCACTTCCACCGAGCGATCCGAGACCTAAAGGCGAATATCACTGCGAGAACGAACATGACCGAGCAGGAGCCCGAGTTACTATCGGAGGACCCAATCATCGCCTCAACGATAGCGCTTAGTCTGAACACCATTTGTGAAGGAGAAACGAATGGCGAGTACCGCCCACACATGGATGCAGCTCGCTATCTGCTCGTGACCCAGGAACCACGGAACGAGAACTTCCGCCAGTTCATCGTCGAGTTCTTCCAATACCACGATGTATCCAACTCAATCACATCGCTCGATCGCCGACCCGCCCATCTGGATGGAGAGTTGCGGCTACCCGACTTTGTACCGCACGCGCAGGCCGGGATGTTCTTGGGTGTGTTCGATGGTCTATTCCGCTACATTTCACAGGTGACCGGACTGCGCGACCGAATCCGTCAGCGCTTCAGCGAAGGTTACGAGCCAGCAGTCGACTACCAGATCCTCAGCGACGCGGTAATGATCGACACATCAATTCGGACATGGGAGACCTCTCACCCACCAAACACCCCCAACTACTACCTCGCCCAGCTCTACCGCCAATCAACCTGGGTCTACCTATACCGCACGATCCGCCCATCTCGGCCAAGCGACAAGATTGCGCAGGTTGTCGACGACGGGCTAGAATTCCTAGACCTCCTCCCTCAAGACGCAGGCGCCTTCAGTATCGTCCTCATGCCTCTTTTCCTGCTTGGCTGCTCCGCCTTCGTACCCCGGCAGCGCGAGAAAATCCGAAAGGGCTTCGATGCGCTCAAGGCCTATTCGAACCTCCGCAACATAGAGCCCGCATTCACCGTTGTCCAGCGCGTCTGGGAGGTCATGGATACGAAGACTGAGGAtagctgggactgggagaggatcATCAAGGAGATGAACATGGACTTCCTCATCACCTAG
- a CDS encoding uncharacterized protein (COG:S;~EggNog:ENOG410PS0X;~InterPro:IPR023213), with protein MAWSQVSATRWERALTGMEEYFVFIGDITAAQYDGRQQYTVCSKVKVDLNIPNPESALRHAWKQVRHEEPDIATTLEPGKKVYDVLNDAEIEENWLASTFIVDYTHDGEELYRLGRKSKPATLYYLPKSSELVLHAHHATIDGIGMIMFWHRFFRAVSSPNHNITFGAEHVRLAPSLDIVLPPGSGLDNPTPEQKEKGTALLMKYIHNLPAIGLPSKLGKVPAGACQAMEYIFDEHTTAALIRACKARGLTVTSAVHAAYIAILREYADPQESNTERYTSPTEFNLRGFLEQPYCGVAAANYYITFPFTMDLGKLPGDGGGGGFEETCAVLNRYYRSTLQENPEILELQGCFTRALEQCVKTPEYQQAPIPTDALVSSLGVVEKHLQRSYGDEEEVVVRDWKLACDVILGMSAFHIYTFRGTLRLVYQFNEAYQDPKDIRMYLEGVDRVLKRELLT; from the coding sequence ATGGCCTGGTCCCAAGTCTCGGCGACCCGCTGGGAACGAGCTCTAACCGGGATGGAAGAGtacttcgtcttcatcggcgACATCACCGCAGCGCAGTACGACGGCCGCCAGCAATACACCGTCTGCTCCAAGGTAAAAGTCGACCTCAACATCCCCAACCCCGAATCCGCCCTTCGACACGCCTGGAAACAAGTCCGGCACGAAGAGCCAGATATCGCAACAACCCTTGAGCCAGGCAAGAAGGTCTACGATGTCCTCAACGAcgccgagatcgaggagaaCTGGCTCGCTTCGACTTTCATTGTTGATTACACCCACGACGGCGAAGAACTGTACCGGCTCGGCCGCAAATCGAAGCCCGCGACGCTGTACTACCTCCCGAAATCGTCGGAGCTTGTCCTCCACGCTCACCATGCCACCATTGACGGTATCGGCATGATCATGTTCTGGCACCGCTTCTTCCGCGCTGTATCGAGTCCAAACCACAACATCACTTTCGGTGCCGAGCACGTCCGTCTCGCGCCTTCACTAGACATTGTCCTACCACCAGGCTCAGGTTTAGACAACCCAACCCCTGaacagaaagagaaaggaacaGCCCTACTGATGAAATACATCCACAATCTCCCCGCCATCGGGCTCCCCTCCAAACTCGGCAAAGTACCCGCCGGCGCATGCCAGGCAATGGAGTACATCTTCGACGAGCACACCACGGCGGCGCTAATCAGGGCTTGTAAAGCGCGCGGGCTCACAGTGACTTCTGCCGTGCATGCTGCTTACATTGCCATTCTGCGCGAATACGCGGACCCGCAGGAGTCGAACACGGAGCGGTATACATCGCCGACGGAGTTTAATCTGCGCGGATTCCTGGAGCAGCCGTATTGCGGtgttgcggcggcgaatTATTATATCACGTTTCCGTTTACGATGGATTTGGGGAAGCTACCAGGtgatggcggtggtggtgggtttgAGGAGACTTGTGCAGTGCTGAATAGGTACTACCGCTCGACGCTTCAAGAGAATCCAGAGATTCTGGAACTCCAGGGGTGCTTCACGCGTGCGCTTGAGCAGTGCGTGAAGACGCCGGAGTACCAGCAGGCGCCGATTCCGACGGATGCGTTGGTTAGTAGTCTTGGGGTTGTGGAGAAGCATCTGCAGAGGTCTtatggagatgaagaggaggtgGTTGTTAGGGATTGGAAGCTTGCCTGTGATGTTATTCTTGGGATGTCCGCGTTTCATATCTATACGTTTCGCGGGACGCTGAGGCTTGTGTATCAGTTTAATGAGGCGTATCAGGATCCGAAGGATATCAGGATGTATTTGGAGGGCGTTGATCGGGTTTTGAAGAGGGAGTTGTTGACTTAG
- a CDS encoding uncharacterized protein (COG:Q;~EggNog:ENOG410Q9WJ), which translates to MKPVIRANAMNLIANTEDFVDTAGRTGDSSDEGKTFNVRVWLNYFTLDVIGDKAFDLPMGFLRAGSDAKPAQLPSGKEYTVPSMIIALYHGVLHRASSTALCLPR; encoded by the coding sequence ATGAAGCCTGTTATTCGGGCTAATGCGATGAATCTAATTGCGAATACTGAGGACTTTGTTGATACGGCTGGCCGTACTGGAGATTCCAGTGATGAGGGCAAGACCTTCAACGTCCGAGTATGGCTCAACTATTTCACGCTGGACGTGATTGGAGATAAGGCGTTCGACCTTCCTATGGGCTTCCTACGTGCCGGATCAGATGCCAAACCAGCCCAGTTGCCCTCTGGAAAAGAGTATACTGTGCCCAGCATGATCATAGCTCTATACCACGGCGTCTTGCACAGAGCGTCCAGTACAGCATTGTGCTTGCCCAGATAA